The following are encoded in a window of bacterium genomic DNA:
- a CDS encoding HAD-IA family hydrolase has translation MIRGILFDLDNTLLDFMRMKRASIEAAVTAMIDSGMPMQPDEAVKLIYEIYDKVGIENQEIFDIFLQKHYRVVDFKWLAAGIVAYRRARNNYLVTYPHVRSTLAELLRRGLRLAVISDAPRLGAWLRLAQLDLHHMFDPVVTFDDTGHRKPSPVPFERALAIMGLSPREVIMVGDWPERDMVGAKQLGIVTVFARYGDTKNTVESGADYDIDDISQLLQVLNLMEIDEDQTSLF, from the coding sequence ATGATTCGCGGGATCCTCTTCGACCTCGATAATACCCTGCTGGACTTCATGCGCATGAAGCGGGCATCCATCGAGGCCGCGGTCACCGCCATGATCGACTCCGGCATGCCGATGCAGCCTGACGAGGCCGTCAAACTCATCTACGAGATTTACGACAAGGTGGGCATTGAGAATCAGGAGATCTTTGATATATTTCTGCAAAAGCACTACCGGGTCGTCGATTTCAAATGGCTTGCGGCAGGCATTGTCGCCTATCGTCGGGCGCGCAATAATTACTTGGTCACTTACCCGCACGTCCGCTCAACCTTGGCAGAGCTGCTGCGACGGGGTTTGCGGCTGGCCGTCATTTCCGATGCTCCCAGACTTGGGGCGTGGCTGCGGCTCGCTCAGCTGGATTTACATCACATGTTTGACCCGGTTGTGACCTTTGATGATACCGGCCATCGCAAGCCATCACCGGTGCCCTTTGAGCGCGCTCTGGCCATCATGGGATTGTCCCCCAGGGAAGTCATCATGGTCGGAGACTGGCCTGAACGGGACATGGTCGGAGCCAAGCAGCTTGGCATCGTAACTGTATTCGCCCGTTACGGCGATACAAAAAACACAGTCGAGAGTGGAGCGGATTACGACATCGACGACATCAGTCAGCTCCTGCAAGTCCTGAATTTGATGGAAATTGACGAAGACCAAACCTCATTGTTCTGA
- a CDS encoding right-handed parallel beta-helix repeat-containing protein, translating to MKSGSWILFCLLFARAIVAQTFVAGNVNGEWTAAGNPYIATGSLFLAAQDTLLIRPGVQVHFTGGDQFNITGHLECAGETHSPVLFTQDTSLVGDRWRGLRFMNTSGDTSVMRHVVIENAVSYSGALSVLEQPVDFSHITIRNCDGVGLKLERTTAELTDILLVNNGHMSACGGGAHLYLSDIVFRRSVFDGNSGMDGGGICAFYSTLSLDSCLIRGNRASIWAGGIFADSSRVTLTHCVVDSNKATSGGGGMIVGNSGVRFERTIVRDNRAVYSDGRTGTYGGFVMNAPGPQQISNCLFIGNWGATGGALRVAGNTWMFNTGFLDNLYPSIVGDVDTIRHCVFSNPNFRLEVVGPSGFGRMSAVNINGDSTDAFGNLSIPANFDALGPHGQFSLHHTSHWIDAGDPNLGLDPDSTLPDIGPHAFYRLDPVRDVTIELVDGTDDIRLRWIGHEEAAEYWIFHSLASEFNWNSASFVGSTPADEFVVLGALSAPFQQFTYVVIASQVSAASAQLTLQR from the coding sequence ATGAAATCAGGAAGTTGGATTCTGTTTTGTCTGCTCTTTGCAAGAGCAATTGTCGCTCAGACCTTTGTTGCTGGAAATGTGAACGGAGAATGGACTGCAGCGGGTAATCCCTACATCGCGACAGGTTCACTCTTTCTTGCCGCGCAAGACACGCTGCTGATTCGTCCCGGCGTACAGGTTCACTTCACAGGCGGCGACCAGTTTAACATCACAGGTCACTTGGAATGCGCGGGCGAAACACACAGCCCTGTGCTATTCACGCAGGATACAAGTTTAGTCGGCGACAGATGGCGCGGTCTCCGCTTCATGAATACGTCAGGAGACACGTCTGTCATGCGCCACGTTGTCATCGAGAATGCGGTAAGCTACAGCGGTGCTCTGAGCGTGTTGGAGCAGCCTGTTGATTTTTCTCATATCACCATTCGCAATTGTGATGGAGTCGGCCTGAAGCTGGAGCGAACGACGGCCGAACTCACGGACATCCTGCTCGTCAATAACGGGCATATGAGTGCTTGCGGCGGCGGCGCGCATCTCTACTTGTCGGACATAGTTTTTCGCCGCTCTGTTTTTGACGGCAATTCCGGTATGGACGGCGGCGGCATTTGCGCGTTCTATTCCACGTTGTCGTTGGACAGTTGTCTGATTCGCGGGAACCGCGCGTCCATTTGGGCAGGCGGCATCTTTGCAGACAGCTCTCGTGTGACCCTGACACATTGTGTCGTGGACAGCAACAAAGCTACGAGTGGCGGAGGCGGAATGATTGTCGGCAACTCGGGAGTACGATTTGAGCGTACCATTGTCCGCGACAATCGTGCCGTGTATAGTGATGGCCGCACTGGGACCTATGGCGGCTTTGTGATGAATGCACCCGGTCCACAGCAGATTTCAAATTGCTTGTTTATTGGGAATTGGGGGGCGACGGGCGGAGCGTTGCGGGTAGCGGGAAACACGTGGATGTTCAATACGGGGTTTCTGGACAACTTGTACCCGTCCATTGTCGGCGATGTTGATACGATACGCCACTGTGTCTTCAGCAATCCCAATTTTAGATTAGAGGTTGTCGGTCCGTCGGGATTTGGCCGAATGAGCGCCGTGAACATCAACGGCGATTCAACGGACGCCTTCGGTAATCTCTCCATTCCGGCCAATTTTGACGCGTTGGGTCCGCACGGGCAATTCAGTTTGCACCATACGTCGCACTGGATAGACGCGGGCGACCCGAATCTGGGACTCGACCCTGACAGCACGCTGCCCGACATCGGTCCGCATGCGTTTTATCGCTTGGACCCTGTGCGCGATGTTACCATTGAACTTGTGGACGGAACAGACGATATCCGTTTGCGCTGGATTGGCCATGAAGAGGCCGCGGAGTACTGGATATTCCACTCACTCGCTAGTGAGTTTAATTGGAACTCCGCAAGCTTCGTGGGCTCCACTCCAGCCGACGAGTTTGTTGTTCTTGGCGCGCTTAGCGCACCGTTTCAGCAATTCACGTACGTGGTCATTGCTTCGCAAGTCTCCGCCGCTTCGGCACAGCTGACGTTGCAGCGATAG